The genomic DNA AAGCATCTCAGAAGTTTCTTTGAATAGAAAAGATCCCATGCTACAGTCTCCAGAGTGTAATGACACTAAGCCAAGCATAAAATGAAATCTCCATGACAAACTAAGGAATTTAAAATGTCAGCCATTGGATGTTCCTTGGACTCCTAGGAAACCTAACTTTATTGGTCCAAGAAACCCCAATTTTCCCATCTCCAAAATGGTAAACCTTTACTGCTCTCTGCCTTTAGTTTCATCCTGCAGTCCCCTATGCCTGGTACGGACGTTATCAAATTCGTTCACTGCAATATATGATGACCAACAACCAACAGAACCCTGCTTCTTAATGTGTTGATATTGCCTGCTTCCAGCCAAGGGGAAATTTATCCTACTAGTAAAATCTCTGTAAGTAGTTATCCTGATAAGTTAATTGTCTCTAATGCCCAAAGTATTAATCTAGTTTGGTATCCTCAAATTCTAGTCAGTGTATTAGCAATAATTTTCTAGTTTATTTATCATGACATATGCTATATAGAACTGTTTAATGCAAACATATTCCACTGTTTTTCAGTCATCCATGCAATTGTGGACCAGTTCGGGATGCAGGGATTGGCATTTGGCAAAGTCAAGCTTAGCAAACTCAAGCAGTCAGATAGCTATAGTGAGAGGCTAAGCAGCTGGATAGACAACAGGGCACCAGGTTTAATTGGGAAGAGAACCTTAGAAAAAACCGCAGAAAGGCTTGCCATTTACTATTTATCAATGGGATGAATcataagaaagtatttttgCCTTCTAATTCGTACAAGATGTGATGCATGGGAACAGTAAAGATGGTTTGGTTATAATGAGAAGAAGACTAATATATGTTCATGTGAGAGAGTGGATCTAATGGAAAAAGTATGTAGCATACGAGGTAGAAAGACCAAGAAAATTTGGCATGAAACTCTCTCGTTTTAAAGAAGTTGGGATGAATGGAAAACTAGAATCTATGTGATTGACCCCATTTAGCAAGGTTAAGGCTTAGAATGTTGTTCTTATGGTTGCTATCTGAATAAGATTAGAGAGTGCATTGAAGATAAAATATGCAACACATGCTTACAATAAGAAGAATATGTGAGATAAAAGCCAATAAACACAACATGAGGAAAAGTAGACCGAACAAGAGaagttctcttctcttttttttttttgggagggggggCTAACTCTCAAACAAAAGAAGTTTGTAGTAAAAGAAGTTGGTGAGATAACacttatatatgatatgaaacaTAATGGCCTTTTAGAAGATATCGTCACTGCTAAAAAAGATTGTCGTGCTAAAATCCAGATAGCCGACTTCAATTAAAGCTCGGCTGTTATTGTTATAATCAGTGTCTGATCTGAACCTCAcgacaacaaaaagaaaaggttaatagaAAGATAACATATGGTATGGTTTGCTCTATACTACTAATTGCTTTGCATAATTATTCTAAAGCGTTCGGTGTTGAATCTCTAATGCAATCAAAACGTCAGGAcagttgaaagaaaaatatcCAACCAATTCATATATGAAAATagtaaacaacaacaacaataacaatatatcaagccttaagACATTACAAGAGAAtatgataaaatacaagaagtgAGAAAAGAACCTGCCTCACTCGATGCCAAGCAATTCGCCTGAAGAACCGCCTAGTCGACAGCAATGGCCGGCCACTTAGCGTTCTTCCAAGAACCTCGGCAAACAACACAGTCCCAAGCTCCACGACCGGCCTCCCGGGCACAGTCTCTGCAGTCAAAGCATCCTCATTCCTCACAATTCCCGTCTTCCCGTGGACCATAAAGTCCTCCGCCTCCTTGTCTGTATCACACAACAAATAATCCATCTCCTCGCCATACAAAGGAAGCACCTCCTTTGTCAACATTGTGCCCAACAAATCCGCCCCAACATTCACATCAAGCTTGTTCTCATTCCCTGAAACCACCACTCCCACCACAAAATCTCCGGGTTCTGGTTCGTAGTACTCGACAGAGACCTTTTTAGCCTCTTCCACTCCCCCATTTTCCTCATTACTCTCTTCTGAATCACTAAATTCTTCTAATGAATCCCTAGGCGTAAAGAACTTCAAAAAGGGCTTCAAAGCCTCTTCCTCATCAGGCTTTTGGGGTTTTACCTCAACTTCTGTGACAGAACCGTTGGCAATTGATTTGGGAGTTGGCTTGCCCAGCAACCCCAACTCTTCGACTGTCTCTTCCTCTTGAGAGCAAAAGGCGATGTGGGTTCTTCTCCAAATTGGGAGATTCCAAGATAAAGCTAGGGTTTTGGGAGACAAGACAATGGAAAGAGAGGTTTTCGGAGCGGGCCATTTAGGAGAACCGAAAAGGGGTCCCTTTTGGGGGGTGAAGTTACAGAGTGGACGACACAGAGAGTGGCAGGGAGGAAGGAGGAGGGGCATGGCTTCTTATCCTGCGCACCTCATCGGATGCTCTTCCGGCCGGTTATCTTTCGACTGCTTTATCTGCTTCTAACGTGCGCCTGCTGAACAGAAAAAGGATTGAAACCCACCTGGCTCGGGCTTTTGAGGTTTCTGTTCTATCATAATGCAAACCAACCAAACTTTATATCCACAACAAAAATTCCAGCCTgataattttcttgataaaaTTTCACACAAAACATTCattagatttaataaaaaaaactacatattatctttatattttttaaaaacaacactAATAATCCCATACCAATTTGTCCCTCTCAGAACTGCTGTTGATATTTTGTAAATGCCCAAAATATCATCatatttatatctttaattctttattattgaTAGATAATGAATAAGATTAGTGAGAAGTCTCTACAACTCCATTACAGTTATAGAGAAGTAATATTATCGATAATAAAGACTCCAACGTCATAGATGAGGAAACGAGATCGTCGATtagaagaaataagaaaaaacattacaataataatattttatcatatagaCGAACCTCTCTCTTTCACAGTTTCAAagataaatttagattttgattCACTTCTCAAGAGAAAATTAGATTAACTTGGAGATGAGCAATAAATTCAGATACGAGTCCATTCATTTTCGTATCAAATCCATGTCTATGAGATTTAagtttaaattcaattaatttatttttgagttggGTTTATTGATCTTAAGAACCCATATCTAgtttcttccaaaattttaaatttcaaattttcaccCATTCGATCTCTTGTCGACTATCGTGGCCAAACCCAAACACTGGATTTgtttggaaagaaaaagaaaggttaGGAGGGGggtaataaaaactaaaattaaatgatcttcttactttttttttaaaagcaaCGGAAGTTAGGCCGCGTTTGATAGCCTATTTTTTCCTAAGAAAATACATCTTTTCCatccaattttttatttgtatagtGTTTGATAGTAAACTTTTTTCAAGGaactcattttctcatttcttgtcACGTGATagttttttccttcaaatcaaggAAAACAAATTACATGGGGAAGAACTCCGATTTTCTAGGCAAATGGAGCAGCAACTCATTGTGCTCCCATCTTCATCCCCTTCAACTACACTATTGAAGCTGCAGCAAGAGAGGGACAGAGAGCAAACGAGAGGGAGGGCGAGCGAGCGAGTAGGTCAGTGGCGATGAGCGGCGACGGATGGATGAGCGGGGAGACAGCAAGAGAGAgggcgtatatatatatatatatgtgtgtgtgtgtatatgtatttgtGTGCGAACGAGAGGAAGGGCGGGTGGGCGAGCGAGTCAGCGGCGGTAGGTGGGTGAGCGGGAGGCTGCAGCAagtctgtgtatatatatatatatatgtgtatatatatgtctctgTTTGCAAAAATGTGTATATTTGTATCTGtgattgtgtatatatatatatgtgtatatatattattttgtatatataaatttggaaaacagaaaatttttaattttgtgatttgatttatctgtgaaaatgatttagttaatttaaaataggttattattttaatttttcgatgtttttcaatacaatttcaccattgaatttcatgaaaaattggtcattttccctaaaaaataatacttttcaAACacgaaatatcaaaaaaatgatcaaattctatggaaaaatattaccaattaaACACCAAAAGAcgaaaaataacattattttctaggtagaaaattaTAACAATCAAACAGCTTAAACTTGCAATTTCTAGAAATTCATTTTTCCTGAAATTCAATTTcctagaattcattttcttttcacccAAATTTCACCATtgcaatcaaatgcacccttaGTGTTATTTTTGAAACTCAGGAATTGTTGATGCTTTTTATCAAATGTTGAAGGTGGTGCCTGAAATTTACACTTTTGTTTCTTACTAAagatgaatgaaaaataaaagtataaaaatttttgaaacaaaaaatgttAATCTGGAAGAATATAAACTCATTTAGTTGGGAAAACAGTcccaatatttttgaaaattactttacagaaaataaaaattaaaaaatttatccaaatataaaaataaattaaatttgaaaaataagattgtgttctctttattattttcaaatcatttttaattttctaaacttcccCTTGTAATTTAGAGATTTGGAAAACATAGGGTTTGTTGAGTGCTAGAAAATACTTTTTAAgttctaattttataactaaatatgtcttaatattttatgttttaaaaaccAATAGCATtcatttatagaaaatttaaaaaacatagTGTTGGCATTTTCCAATTTAtagaataaatttgaaaaattaaaaattataatttttgttttctaatagGAGATTCAATCatccaataaaaaattaaaattaaaattaaaattttgaagatgTTTTCTACAATTGAGCATGtctgttttttcattttttttttaaattatctcgaatgtccttttttttttatcaagaattagacaaaagaaaaatatttttatccttttttttaacacgtcttccaaaaatttttgaaaattaattttatacactCTTTAACAtttatatgcattttttttttatggaaaataaagaTTAGGAGAAGTGTCAAATTGATCActacattttaaaaataggtCAAATaagctattttatttttatagtcaAGCGGCTATCTTGCTGCCATTGGTaacattttatttcattaacTATCCTAACTATATTCCCAATCACACCCTCATCCAAAAATTACATCTAAAATcacatttcaaatattaatgatCGTGATATAGTGTTATTGCATTGTAAGGCGAATTGCGACTTTGTGATGTTCTTCAAATCTTGATATGGGTTTTACTTTAATCACTTTGTGTAACGGCCCGTtaatggtaatttaaattaattttggaataatttgatttaaaagaaatgttaaaaataatttatgatgattaaataaaattaaattatgtgattttaaggaaataagaaattaagataattaattttgttatttaggaatttctggaattaaagaaaaattgaaataaattaaattatgtgatttttggAAGTTCTGGGCATTTCTGTAAATATTATAAGGGGTGtgtgtaatttatgaaaatttgggGGTGGCTGGCGCGATTTCGGAAAAGGGATCGAAagtccctttaaatttaatgcagGACGTTATAGGTTAAGAGGCGTGTACGGGCGCGGGTGGTCACGGGTGTGCGAGACGGTTGCGGGTTCGAATCGCGGGGGTGCTACGGGCGCGagggctgatttttaatcagccaagcgtcccaaaacgacgccgttttgggttGAAGGCAGTGgccccagcgctgccacgtggccgcgttcTGGCCACTCCTTTTGGCCGCGATTAAAGCCCGATTTCGAGcttttttttgtatcaaaacaGTGAGCAAATTTTGGTAGAAAATTTCAGTGAGCTTACGGCGTGAAATTGAGGAATTTGGGCTTCAAAATTCTGATAAAAtcccgtttaatccctgatttaatatTCCAGGTATGTTcctaagctagtaattaatattctctgcggtcaaaattttatttggagccaaattttattaattttgtcaataattggaatattgcagtttgtataactttgacccCGTTTGATCAAATTGAACCTAAGGCTATCTTCAGAAagacaagttctttataccctcattgtcgattctttctatgtcaatttatttgacctccatTCATTGATTTcagctgttaataaattatgaaatttaaacggtgcgtttaataatttaatttattaacctagtctcgagggttttattcgttggttgcctacgggggtttgtgccacccccaagcctatgggaatgatgccatactcacccggggctaggtttttagctgtcgggtattattattgaatttttggttatttgttggctagagcggttgtgcagtagGGGTAAGGATTagctgttcggtgacggtgcgattgtcgtacggtctatcttagaccgttagatggtctctcctagtcacAGACCGCTGACCAGTGTCAAGAcatgctgactagctctgccgttatgtgattatagcatacctgattatgttttattcttgttgcatggtttggtatgcacatgggtacgagctgcatgttgggattatcatgatttggttatgcttgatcacggacatcctagtttggtcaggttgcatccagcacgggcatatgcattgcgtgtggtttactatatgggcggagcatggcctgatgcctggatgtatgggcgccttgtatcatgttgatgcttattatgccattgcattttatatgcattgcatggttactggtagtatttagttctcgatGGCTCGGCTGTCAGAGTACCGGTAAGgttacgggtgacgggagtaccgacccggaacagtgcgcacaggtttgttgaggatccttgttgcctttcagggcagcggcaagTTGGTagaggacttgggtgccaggtgttttatgtgggccccaaagaccattatgtgttttattatagtgcactgttgcgttgttgcgtcacatggcttgtgtgtacatgtgggtttatatttggggtgatctcattttctgtttcgtttacagctttccttttcatataaacttgctgagtcttgcgactcacatTGCTTTCCAttattccaggtaaaggtaaagcgaAAGTTGAGGGCAAGAACCGCGTCACCTAGCAGCCAGCTGTGTTGGTAGGGTTTATAGTTAGCTGCCCCCAtattctctgatgttttgttaggagttctgactctaattttttattgtgcCCTGTTGTTCCTTGTATTTCCTACTcattggcacaggtgtctgtatatttttatatactccttgactactgatccagcagggtacttgtgggcgtgcatgtatattgttttgtttccgctgttgtattttcgtatgtatgcatgccatggTATTTTTGTCGtgtgtttatttctctttcctctatGTAAGCGCTTCCGTTCGGATAGACCAGGTGGTTTGGAATATCTggacgggggtgcttacactttGTCTATActctatttgaaaattttaaatagttcCTCTTATCTCCCTCCTTAAggtaatttttgttaaaatgagtaaaataagattatatcaaaataagattggaATACTTTCCGAATCAAGATATACAATAGTCAAGATTAGGCGaaacattttaagatttttatcaaactgtttgttaaacttTTTGGAATGCACTAgatgtgtcatttttttttatctgtaaagactaagataaatttatttagaggagaagataaatttatctgaaaaaacctaaataaaaagtcacgtgacttttttttctaagtatcaccagataaatttaacaaacacaatgtaaattacttttgtttgaaatattttctatatcccATTTCTAActatttatatcttgattaacaaatactacctaaGAGTAAAATATACCCAACACCTCtaagatttgataaaaaaaaaaaaagatgaatactgttgacatttaaaaaatgataaagatTTCCCTAACACAATTTGTCcccattaaaatttttaacatacaaaaatactaatatttttttatcttttcccAATTTGTCTATCTcttctcctttcattttctccttTTGGCAAACAACTCCACTTTGGATTGTCATTggatattttttcttctttcattttcttcttttggcaAACAACTCCATTTTAGATAGTCATTGGATATTTTGCTAGCTAACCATACTTCCCCTTTCCCAAATTTTTAGTTTGTGAATCACCAACATATGTTTGGTTATCGCCAAACCATGGGGTTTTGAAGAAATGTAATGAATTAAAAACCTTATCAAGATAGGGTAGAAAATGATGATAACCTGATGACAACTAGAGATTGATGAATGACCTTAATTTTGTAGCTAAAGGCAATCTAGGGCCTTGACAAACtaagaagatgatgaagttgGAGAAGAATATCATGAGcataaacaagaaaataaaagtcacacacacactctcAAGCACACATGTGTGCACGCACGCGCACACACATTGGCTAAATATTGAGT from Diospyros lotus cultivar Yz01 chromosome 4, ASM1463336v1, whole genome shotgun sequence includes the following:
- the LOC127800045 gene encoding protein PIGMENT DEFECTIVE 338, chloroplastic; this encodes MPLLLPPCHSLCRPLCNFTPQKGPLFGSPKWPAPKTSLSIVLSPKTLALSWNLPIWRRTHIAFCSQEEETVEELGLLGKPTPKSIANGSVTEVEVKPQKPDEEEALKPFLKFFTPRDSLEEFSDSEESNEENGGVEEAKKVSVEYYEPEPGDFVVGVVVSGNENKLDVNVGADLLGTMLTKEVLPLYGEEMDYLLCDTDKEAEDFMVHGKTGIVRNEDALTAETVPGRPVVELGTVLFAEVLGRTLSGRPLLSTRRFFRRIAWHRVRQIKQLNEPIEVKITEWNTGGLLTRIEGLRAFLPKTELMGRVNNFTDLKENVGRRIHVQITKIDQANNDLILSEKTAWEMLHLREGKLLDGTVRKIFPYGAQIRIGETNRSGLLHMSNITRGKITSVDDLLTVDEKVKVLVVKSKFPGKISLSIADLESEPGLFISNKEKVFAEAEEMARKYRQKLPAVSATCKSEPLPADALPLNDEGKLYSNWKWFKFEAL